From one Halosimplex rubrum genomic stretch:
- a CDS encoding class I SAM-dependent methyltransferase, which translates to MGGIHYLVENASASDTVLDVGSKTGGDMNKLSCDTISIDIKFQETNYDTNYILADGTLLSFKDNSFDFVLCSQVLEHIKDTEGIVKEISRVLKPKGEAIFNFPNRLAPKSPHLPPWWYSYLPHRIGHYLSDDLLDEETAKYYRESEFMLTPLKARWFLNRHFDFVEYWTFKHKSRYEDELRQEADVFDNRYHKVMFGVSPVLSEIETLPLIGGVIELFYPSAAYICTNSD; encoded by the coding sequence ATGGGCGGCATACATTATCTCGTTGAGAATGCCTCTGCATCAGACACTGTTCTTGATGTGGGTAGTAAGACAGGGGGAGATATGAATAAACTTTCTTGCGATACAATATCTATTGATATAAAATTCCAAGAGACGAACTATGATACGAACTACATACTGGCGGACGGTACTTTATTATCTTTCAAGGACAACTCGTTCGATTTCGTTCTGTGTAGCCAGGTGCTTGAACATATAAAAGATACAGAGGGAATAGTAAAAGAGATCTCGAGAGTTCTCAAGCCGAAAGGTGAGGCAATATTTAATTTTCCAAACAGATTAGCACCGAAAAGTCCCCACCTCCCACCGTGGTGGTATTCGTATCTACCCCACAGAATAGGGCATTATCTATCAGATGACCTCCTTGATGAGGAAACTGCGAAATACTATAGAGAAAGTGAATTCATGCTGACGCCATTAAAAGCTAGATGGTTTCTGAACCGTCATTTCGATTTCGTAGAATACTGGACATTCAAGCACAAAAGTCGGTACGAGGACGAATTGAGACAAGAAGCGGACGTGTTTGACAACAGATACCACAAGGTGATGTTCGGTGTCTCTCCCGTTCTCTCTGAAATTGAAACTCTACCCTTGATCGGAGGGGTGATTGAACTATTTTATCCTAGTGCCGCATATATATGCACCAACTCGGATTGA
- a CDS encoding GDSL-type esterase/lipase family protein gives MSPGDDYPSVRLHDVAELADPDWTEGGDELRRVPNDVAANVNVAARERIRHPAGSEIRFVPRGTETVRLTLSAAAESVVRPFWGSFQGQDALELGPEPAEFELSVPEPLTDLRPDAAVEAAGTFDPWVCRLRFEPWAPVAVHDVTGECRPPEDGETPDRRYLAYGTSITEGAAASATHLNYVSRVARALDLDPVNLGMSGAAYCEPAVADYIAERDDWDVATLALSVNMANRGFTVEQFRERAEYLVETVVGANPDRPVVCATLFPYHADLRESEDRERARAYREALESVVAGCESGTVSVVDGRALSAADGLTTDLLHPGDAGMESIADGLGARVDGVLDTR, from the coding sequence ATGTCTCCGGGAGACGACTACCCGTCGGTGCGGTTGCACGACGTGGCCGAACTGGCCGACCCCGACTGGACTGAGGGCGGCGACGAACTCCGGCGCGTCCCGAACGACGTCGCCGCGAACGTGAACGTGGCCGCGCGCGAGCGGATACGCCACCCCGCGGGGAGCGAGATACGGTTCGTCCCCCGAGGGACCGAGACCGTTCGGCTGACGCTCTCGGCGGCGGCGGAGTCGGTCGTTCGCCCGTTCTGGGGGAGCTTCCAGGGTCAGGACGCGCTGGAACTCGGTCCGGAACCCGCGGAGTTCGAGCTGTCGGTCCCCGAGCCGCTGACCGACCTGCGCCCCGACGCCGCGGTCGAAGCCGCCGGCACGTTCGACCCGTGGGTCTGCCGACTCCGGTTCGAACCCTGGGCGCCCGTCGCCGTCCACGACGTGACCGGCGAGTGTCGACCGCCCGAGGACGGCGAGACGCCCGACCGTCGATACCTGGCCTACGGTACCTCGATCACGGAGGGCGCGGCGGCCTCTGCGACGCACCTGAACTACGTCTCGCGAGTGGCCCGCGCGCTCGACCTCGACCCGGTGAACCTCGGGATGTCGGGGGCGGCCTACTGCGAGCCGGCGGTCGCCGACTACATCGCCGAACGAGACGACTGGGACGTGGCGACGCTCGCCCTGTCGGTCAACATGGCCAACCGCGGGTTCACCGTCGAACAGTTCCGCGAGCGCGCCGAGTACCTCGTCGAGACGGTGGTGGGCGCGAACCCCGACCGACCGGTCGTCTGCGCGACGCTGTTCCCCTACCACGCCGACCTCCGCGAGAGCGAGGACAGGGAACGGGCGCGGGCCTACCGCGAGGCGCTCGAATCGGTCGTGGCGGGGTGTGAGTCGGGCACCGTCTCCGTCGTCGACGGCCGCGCGCTATCGGCCGCCGACGGACTGACCACCGACCTGCTCCACCCGGGCGACGCCGGGATGGAGTCCATCGCCGACGGGCTCGGGGCGCGGGTCGACGGGGTGCTGGACACGAGATGA
- the sod gene encoding superoxide dismutase, giving the protein MSNYELDPLPYDYDALEPHVSEQVLTWHHDTHHQGYVDGWNAAEDTLAGNREDGDTDGSAAAIRSVTHNSSGHILHSLFWRNMSPEGGAEPEGDLRERIEADFGSYGAWKAEFEAAAADASGWALLVYDSFSERLRNVVVDKHDQGAIWGGHPILALDVWEHSYYYDYGPARGDFVDNFFEVVDWDEPADRYAEAVERFE; this is encoded by the coding sequence ATGTCGAACTACGAACTCGACCCGCTGCCGTACGACTACGACGCGCTGGAACCGCACGTCAGCGAACAGGTGCTCACGTGGCACCACGACACCCACCACCAGGGCTACGTCGACGGCTGGAACGCCGCCGAGGACACCCTCGCGGGGAACCGCGAGGACGGCGACACCGACGGGTCGGCCGCCGCCATCCGCTCGGTCACGCACAACTCCTCGGGTCACATCCTGCACTCGCTGTTCTGGCGGAACATGAGCCCCGAGGGCGGAGCGGAACCGGAGGGCGACCTCCGCGAGCGCATCGAGGCGGACTTCGGCTCCTACGGGGCCTGGAAGGCCGAGTTCGAGGCCGCCGCCGCCGACGCGTCGGGCTGGGCACTGCTCGTCTACGACAGCTTCAGCGAGCGCCTGCGCAACGTCGTCGTCGACAAGCACGACCAGGGCGCGATCTGGGGCGGCCACCCAATCCTCGCGCTGGACGTGTGGGAACACTCCTACTACTACGACTACGGCCCCGCCCGCGGCGACTTCGTCGACAACTTCTTCGAAGTCGTCGACTGGGACGAACCCGCCGACCGCTACGCCGAGGCCGTCGAGCGCTTCGAGTGA
- a CDS encoding DUF4177 domain-containing protein → MAADPDTWEYETLEPPRGETKKEATDPKDQLNDLGGEGWELVETIDYVGGGTKFLVFKRPVDRS, encoded by the coding sequence ATGGCCGCGGATCCGGACACCTGGGAGTACGAAACGCTCGAACCGCCTAGGGGTGAGACGAAGAAAGAAGCCACCGACCCGAAAGACCAGCTGAACGACCTCGGTGGGGAGGGGTGGGAGCTCGTCGAGACCATCGATTACGTCGGCGGCGGGACGAAGTTCCTCGTCTTCAAGCGCCCGGTCGACCGGTCATGA
- a CDS encoding DUF5785 family protein, giving the protein MDWPHDPDGDEGSEGRRKYGQAVLAKKIDEGEDFPLSQSEFVSEFGDEPIRIDYETVVSVSEIFEHVDQAEFEDFPDFHKAVGAGLREADYWPYRLEHA; this is encoded by the coding sequence ATGGACTGGCCGCACGACCCCGACGGAGACGAAGGCAGCGAGGGGCGCCGCAAATACGGGCAAGCGGTGCTCGCCAAGAAGATCGACGAGGGCGAGGACTTCCCGCTCTCCCAATCCGAGTTCGTCTCCGAGTTCGGCGACGAGCCGATCCGCATCGACTACGAGACGGTCGTCAGCGTCTCGGAGATATTCGAACACGTCGACCAGGCGGAGTTCGAGGACTTCCCCGACTTCCACAAGGCCGTCGGCGCGGGCCTGCGCGAGGCCGACTACTGGCCGTACCGACTCGAACACGCCTGA
- a CDS encoding GNAT family N-acetyltransferase: protein MPGARIASGDRVTLRTVEAEDVPFLQRAGANPEIRSPLGNPLRTREDFDLGEDDDTDRFLVCLDDDGGPGGADGDDLRRIGVVTADSMSYRRPELGYWLIPEVHGQGYGREAVGLVVEHLFRSYDRPAVGAGAFDHNDASQGLLESLGFTEEGRRRQFMFVDGAYRDMIQYGLLREEWEDG from the coding sequence ATGCCAGGCGCACGCATCGCCAGCGGCGACCGCGTCACGCTCCGGACCGTCGAGGCCGAGGACGTGCCCTTCCTCCAACGGGCCGGTGCGAACCCCGAGATCCGCTCCCCACTGGGCAATCCGCTCCGGACTCGCGAGGACTTCGACCTCGGCGAGGACGACGACACCGACCGCTTCCTCGTCTGCCTCGACGACGACGGCGGTCCCGGCGGCGCCGACGGTGACGACCTGCGACGGATCGGCGTCGTGACCGCCGATTCGATGAGCTACCGCCGCCCCGAACTCGGCTACTGGCTGATCCCGGAGGTCCACGGCCAGGGCTACGGGAGGGAAGCCGTCGGCCTGGTCGTCGAGCACCTCTTTCGGTCGTACGACCGGCCCGCCGTGGGCGCGGGCGCGTTCGACCACAACGACGCTTCACAGGGGCTGCTGGAATCGCTCGGATTCACCGAAGAGGGGCGCCGCCGGCAGTTCATGTTCGTCGACGGCGCCTACCGCGACATGATCCAGTACGGATTGTTGCGCGAGGAGTGGGAAGACGGGTGA